A DNA window from Amycolatopsis sp. DSM 110486 contains the following coding sequences:
- the speB gene encoding agmatinase produces the protein MPPIGPLDSSRVPRFAGFATFARLPRIDEVERADVAVVGVPFDSGVSYRPGARFGPAAVREASRLLRPYHPALDVSPFAERQVVDAGDIAANPFHIGEAIEKVQQDAEALMAGGTRLVTVGGDHTIALPLLRATAKQHGPVALLHFDAHLDTWDTYFGEPYTHGTPFRRAVEEGILDTAALSHVGTRGPLYGKRDLEEDRRLGFGIVTSGDVLRRGIDETVDALRQRIGDRPLYISVDIDVLDPAHAPGTGTPEAGGMTSRELLEILRGLRDLHLVGADVVELAPAYDHAEITAIAASHVAYDLVSLLALEKSE, from the coding sequence CTGCCCCCGATCGGCCCGCTCGACTCGTCGCGCGTCCCGCGCTTCGCCGGCTTCGCGACCTTCGCGCGGCTGCCGCGGATCGACGAGGTGGAGCGCGCCGACGTCGCCGTGGTCGGCGTCCCGTTCGACTCCGGCGTGTCGTACCGGCCGGGCGCGCGCTTCGGTCCCGCCGCCGTGCGCGAGGCGAGCCGGCTGCTGCGGCCGTACCACCCGGCGCTGGACGTGTCGCCGTTCGCCGAACGGCAGGTCGTGGACGCGGGTGACATCGCGGCGAACCCGTTCCACATCGGCGAAGCGATCGAGAAGGTGCAGCAGGACGCCGAGGCGCTCATGGCCGGCGGCACGCGGCTCGTGACGGTCGGCGGCGACCACACCATCGCGTTGCCGCTGCTGCGGGCGACGGCGAAGCAGCACGGTCCCGTCGCGCTGCTGCACTTCGACGCGCACCTCGACACGTGGGACACCTACTTCGGCGAGCCCTACACGCACGGCACGCCGTTCCGCCGCGCCGTCGAGGAAGGAATCCTCGACACGGCAGCGCTTTCGCACGTCGGCACGCGCGGCCCGCTGTACGGCAAGCGCGACCTCGAGGAGGACCGCCGGCTCGGTTTCGGCATCGTCACCTCCGGCGACGTGCTGCGCCGCGGCATCGACGAGACCGTCGACGCGCTGCGGCAGCGCATCGGCGACCGCCCGCTGTACATCTCGGTGGACATCGACGTGCTCGACCCCGCGCACGCACCCGGCACCGGCACGCCCGAGGCGGGCGGGATGACGAGCCGCGAGCTGCTGGAGATCCTGCGCGGGCTGCGCGACCTGCACCTGGTGGGCGCCGACGTCGTCGAGCTGGCCCCGGCGTACGACCACGCCGAGATCACCGCCATCGCGGCCTCGCACGTGGCCTACGACCTCGTGAGCCTGCTGGCGCTGGAGAAGAGCGAATGA
- a CDS encoding sodium:solute symporter, with the protein MGGDYAVIALYIAGMIGVGWIGLRLAKTKSDYLVAGRRLGWFMYSGTMSAVVLGGASTVGGVKLGYTYGVSGAWLVVTIGVGILVLHAVFARRLVKLRVYTVGEMLDLRYGGRTSAVSGVVMWGYTLMLTVTSTLAFASIFKVLFAIPSWAGIAIGGSIVVLYSVLGGMWSITLTDIAQFVIKTIGILFVLLPIALVSAGGFGGMAEKLDATYFEFTSIGGETILTYFLIYTFGLLIGQDIWQRVFTARTPRIATGGGIISGVYCLVYGVAGALIGTAAKVLYPDLGSAQDAFATIAERLLPTGVRGLVLAAALSALMSTSSGALIACATTTTSDLLRKIGLKGGEVLRNRVTTLVLGIVAIGIAMVVDDVVNALTIAYDILVGGLLVTILGALFWKRGTRQGAYASMVAGTGFVVAFMIIDGVAANSPIYWGLGASLIVYVAVSLATPRTPEAILSVWTRRLNGSAADEEKAAAETPSAAKA; encoded by the coding sequence GTGGGCGGCGACTACGCGGTGATCGCGCTGTACATCGCGGGCATGATCGGAGTGGGCTGGATCGGCCTGCGCCTGGCGAAGACGAAGTCCGACTACCTCGTGGCGGGCCGGCGGCTGGGCTGGTTCATGTACTCCGGCACGATGTCGGCCGTCGTGCTCGGCGGCGCGTCCACGGTCGGCGGCGTGAAGCTCGGTTACACCTACGGCGTCTCAGGCGCTTGGCTCGTGGTCACCATCGGCGTCGGCATCCTCGTGCTTCACGCGGTGTTCGCGCGGCGGCTGGTGAAGCTGCGCGTGTACACCGTCGGCGAGATGCTCGACCTGCGCTACGGCGGCCGCACCAGCGCCGTGTCCGGGGTCGTCATGTGGGGCTACACGCTCATGCTCACCGTGACCTCGACGCTGGCGTTCGCGTCGATCTTCAAGGTCCTGTTCGCCATCCCGAGCTGGGCCGGCATCGCGATCGGCGGCTCGATCGTGGTGCTCTACTCGGTGCTGGGCGGCATGTGGTCGATCACGCTCACCGACATCGCGCAGTTCGTGATCAAGACGATCGGCATCCTGTTCGTGCTGCTGCCGATCGCCCTCGTCTCCGCCGGCGGCTTCGGCGGGATGGCCGAGAAGCTCGACGCCACCTACTTCGAGTTCACCTCGATCGGCGGCGAAACCATCCTCACCTACTTCCTGATCTACACCTTCGGCCTGCTCATCGGGCAGGACATCTGGCAGCGGGTGTTCACCGCCCGCACCCCGCGCATCGCGACCGGCGGCGGCATCATCTCCGGCGTCTACTGCCTCGTCTACGGCGTGGCCGGCGCGCTCATCGGCACCGCCGCGAAGGTGCTCTACCCCGACCTCGGCAGCGCGCAGGACGCGTTCGCCACCATCGCCGAACGCCTGCTGCCGACCGGCGTGCGCGGGCTGGTGCTGGCCGCCGCGCTGTCGGCGCTCATGTCGACCTCCAGCGGCGCGCTGATCGCGTGCGCCACCACGACGACGTCGGACCTGCTGCGCAAGATCGGCCTCAAGGGCGGCGAGGTGCTGCGCAACCGCGTCACCACGCTGGTCCTGGGCATCGTCGCCATCGGCATCGCGATGGTCGTGGACGACGTCGTCAACGCGCTGACCATCGCCTACGACATCCTCGTCGGCGGCCTTCTGGTCACGATCCTCGGCGCGCTGTTCTGGAAGCGCGGCACCCGCCAGGGCGCGTACGCGTCGATGGTGGCCGGCACCGGGTTCGTGGTCGCGTTCATGATCATCGACGGGGTCGCGGCCAACAGCCCGATCTACTGGGGCCTCGGCGCGAGCCTGATCGTGTACGTCGCGGTGAGCCTCGCGACGCCGCGCACCCCCGAAGCCATCCTGTCGGTCTGGACGCGGCGCCTGAACGGTTCCGCGGCAGACGAAGAGAAAGCGGCAGCGGAGACCCCGTCCGCCGCGAAGGCCTGA
- a CDS encoding PucR family transcriptional regulator, with amino-acid sequence MTQNLAHESAEVNVPLRTVVGNPELALDLVRETLRPGALDAPVRWAHVSELDDPAPYLLGAELVLTAGVNLPREPGHYVRRLRDAGVTALGFGLTPTVSETLPEPLRDACVRHGLPLVVVPPRTPFLAISRAVAVELAEAGQREQRRTAVAREALTRAAGDGMGALVTTLAERLRGWVALVGPADALVAGHDAPQPLPREVTDLLTTLRAGTGIRSATTELPDSTYVVAQPVYPQATAAHLLVLGRRRRFDGGDRAILAVGAALLGLVGRAGSDTAQLGAAATGLLLGQGGADVLATLLGTGECRLVAGVAHRRGPDEVAVRHDWLRARLDTPLVQVLAGPRFLAVVGASPELDGLREHGWLAVAGSPVTADGLPGALAEAELLLARAQALGRPVVAADPLGFDALVAPGAAAGFAERVLAPLRELDRAHDRELVPTLRTWLAHHGGWDRTAAELGVHRNSVRHRIGQAERALGVDLSDPETRMRLWFALRWS; translated from the coding sequence ATGACCCAGAATCTCGCGCACGAGTCCGCGGAAGTGAATGTTCCGTTACGGACGGTTGTCGGCAACCCGGAGCTCGCGCTCGACCTCGTGCGGGAGACGCTGCGGCCGGGTGCGCTCGACGCGCCCGTGCGCTGGGCCCACGTGAGCGAGCTCGACGATCCCGCGCCCTACCTGCTCGGCGCCGAGCTGGTGCTCACCGCCGGGGTGAACCTGCCGCGCGAGCCCGGGCACTACGTCCGCCGCCTGCGCGACGCCGGCGTGACCGCGCTGGGCTTCGGCCTCACGCCGACGGTGTCGGAGACCCTGCCGGAGCCGCTGCGCGACGCGTGCGTGCGCCACGGCCTGCCGCTGGTCGTCGTGCCGCCGCGTACGCCGTTCCTCGCGATCAGCCGGGCCGTGGCCGTCGAGCTCGCCGAGGCGGGGCAACGCGAACAGCGCCGGACGGCCGTCGCGCGTGAGGCCCTCACGCGCGCTGCGGGCGACGGCATGGGGGCGCTCGTGACGACGCTGGCCGAGCGGCTGCGGGGCTGGGTGGCGCTCGTCGGGCCCGCGGACGCGCTCGTGGCGGGGCACGACGCGCCGCAGCCGTTGCCGCGCGAAGTCACGGACCTGCTCACGACGTTGCGCGCGGGCACCGGCATCCGCAGCGCGACCACCGAGCTGCCCGACAGCACGTACGTGGTGGCGCAGCCGGTGTACCCGCAGGCGACGGCGGCGCACCTGCTCGTGCTCGGGCGTCGCCGCCGGTTCGACGGTGGTGACCGCGCGATCCTCGCTGTCGGCGCGGCTTTGCTCGGGCTCGTCGGCCGCGCCGGGTCCGACACCGCGCAACTCGGCGCGGCGGCCACCGGGTTGTTGCTGGGGCAGGGCGGCGCGGACGTGCTGGCGACATTGCTGGGCACGGGGGAGTGCCGGCTCGTGGCCGGGGTCGCGCACCGCCGGGGTCCGGACGAGGTCGCCGTGCGCCACGACTGGCTGCGCGCGCGGCTCGACACCCCGCTCGTGCAGGTGCTGGCCGGGCCGCGGTTCCTGGCGGTGGTGGGTGCGTCGCCGGAGCTCGACGGGTTGCGCGAGCACGGCTGGCTCGCGGTGGCAGGCTCGCCCGTGACCGCGGACGGGCTGCCGGGCGCGCTCGCGGAGGCGGAGCTGCTGCTGGCCCGGGCGCAGGCCCTCGGGCGCCCGGTGGTGGCCGCGGATCCGCTGGGTTTCGACGCGCTCGTCGCGCCCGGTGCCGCGGCGGGGTTCGCCGAGCGGGTGCTGGCGCCGTTGCGGGAGCTGGACCGCGCGCACGACCGGGAGCTGGTGCCGACGCTGCGCACCTGGCTCGCGCACCACGGCGGCTGGGACCGCACGGCCGCCGAGCTCGGGGTGCACCGCAACAGCGTCCGGCACCGGATCGGGCAGGCCGAACGGGCGCTCGGCGTGGATCTTTCGGACCCGGAGACGAGGATGCGGCTCTGGTTCGCGTTGCGCTGGTCGTGA
- a CDS encoding response regulator transcription factor — protein MRVLVVEDEEPLADAIARGLRREGMAVDVALTGDDGHEKSSVTRYDVVLLDRDLPGMSGDELCREIVASGELTRVLMLTASSSVSDRVDGLSLGADDYLAKPFAFPELVARVRALGRRATPAAPPLLTAGDVELDPAKRIVRRASGPIDLTRKEFGVLEVLLSASGSVVSSEELLERVWDENADPFTTTVRVTVMTLRKKLGEPGIIETVVGSGYRVPVAEAGA, from the coding sequence GTGCGTGTTCTGGTAGTCGAAGACGAAGAGCCCTTGGCCGACGCGATCGCCCGCGGCCTGCGCCGTGAGGGCATGGCGGTGGACGTCGCGTTGACCGGTGACGACGGGCATGAGAAGTCGTCCGTCACCCGGTACGACGTGGTGCTGCTCGACCGCGACCTGCCCGGGATGTCGGGCGACGAGCTGTGCCGCGAGATCGTCGCTTCGGGCGAGCTGACGCGGGTGCTCATGCTCACCGCGAGCAGTTCCGTCTCCGACCGGGTCGACGGGCTGTCCCTCGGTGCGGACGACTACCTCGCGAAGCCCTTCGCGTTCCCCGAGCTGGTCGCCCGCGTGCGCGCGCTCGGCCGCCGCGCGACGCCGGCCGCGCCACCGCTGCTCACGGCGGGCGACGTGGAGCTGGACCCGGCGAAGCGCATCGTGCGCCGCGCGAGCGGGCCGATCGACCTGACGCGCAAGGAGTTCGGCGTGCTCGAGGTCCTGCTGTCGGCTTCGGGTTCGGTGGTCAGCAGCGAGGAGCTGCTGGAACGGGTGTGGGACGAGAACGCCGACCCGTTCACCACGACGGTGCGGGTGACCGTGATGACCTTGCGCAAGAAGCTGGGTGAGCCGGGGATCATCGAGACCGTCGTGGGCTCGGGCTACCGCGTGCCGGTCGCGGAGGCCGGCGCGTAG
- a CDS encoding cell wall metabolism sensor histidine kinase WalK, which produces MNLPGTRSLRARVTILATVLVAAAGLLLLWLAWSLVGDAVDAVPHMPPGTIVRVDGVDVDASTLAQHLRTHAVNRVLIFGSLAFCFVVAAAAILAWTFTSRVLLPLREITGTARRLSVESMGERIGEIRSRDELAELAQTFDDMLDRLQAAFDAQRHFVANASHELRTPLSVIRTELDVTLSDEEADEAELRRMGGVVRDATERAGQLVNSLLLLARTDGAGLVLREPVDLAVLVGRAWAAVRAEASARGLRAEFATVAAPAFGDPALLERIAGNLVENAVRHNVDNGWLEVTTTPGPQWSTLRVRSSGGLLDPAAVPELFEPFRRAGVARTARSGAGLGLSIVRAAVQAHGGAISAEPVVGGGLTVTVHLPAGPQGVPAR; this is translated from the coding sequence GTGAACCTGCCCGGCACACGCAGCCTGCGGGCCCGGGTCACGATCCTCGCGACCGTGCTGGTGGCCGCGGCCGGGCTGCTCCTGCTGTGGCTGGCGTGGTCGCTCGTGGGCGACGCGGTGGACGCCGTGCCGCACATGCCGCCCGGCACGATCGTGCGTGTGGACGGAGTCGACGTCGACGCGTCCACGCTCGCGCAGCACCTGCGCACGCACGCCGTGAACCGGGTGCTGATCTTCGGCTCGCTGGCGTTCTGCTTCGTCGTGGCCGCGGCGGCGATCCTCGCGTGGACCTTCACTTCGCGCGTGCTGCTGCCGCTGCGCGAGATCACCGGCACCGCGCGGCGGCTGTCGGTGGAGTCGATGGGCGAGCGCATCGGCGAGATCCGCTCGCGCGACGAGCTGGCCGAGCTGGCCCAGACCTTCGACGACATGCTCGACCGCCTGCAGGCCGCGTTCGACGCGCAGCGCCACTTCGTCGCCAACGCGAGCCACGAGCTGCGCACGCCGCTTTCGGTCATCCGCACCGAGCTCGACGTCACGCTGTCTGACGAGGAAGCCGACGAGGCGGAACTCCGGCGGATGGGCGGCGTGGTCCGCGACGCCACGGAACGCGCGGGCCAGCTCGTGAACTCCCTGCTGCTCCTGGCCCGCACCGACGGCGCCGGCTTGGTGCTGCGGGAGCCGGTGGACTTGGCGGTGCTCGTCGGACGCGCGTGGGCGGCTGTGCGCGCGGAGGCTTCGGCGCGTGGCCTGCGGGCCGAGTTCGCCACCGTCGCCGCGCCCGCGTTCGGCGACCCCGCGCTCCTCGAACGCATCGCCGGCAACCTCGTCGAGAACGCTGTGCGCCACAACGTCGACAACGGCTGGCTCGAGGTCACCACGACACCGGGCCCCCAGTGGTCCACGCTGCGCGTGCGCTCGTCGGGCGGCCTGTTGGACCCGGCGGCTGTGCCGGAGCTGTTCGAACCCTTCCGCCGCGCCGGCGTCGCCCGCACCGCCCGCTCCGGCGCGGGCCTGGGCCTCTCGATCGTCCGCGCCGCCGTCCAGGCCCACGGCGGCGCGATCTCCGCGGAACCTGTGGTGGGCGGCGGGTTGACGGTGACAGTGCACCTTCCGGCGGGTCCGCAAGGAGTTCCCGCCCGGTAA
- a CDS encoding permease-like cell division protein FtsX — translation MGIRIWRWLAPVLVLALGAGVGLAFVVGAAVRPAPLPVDRTPVPLAGHRPCAAVQVFFDAGAPGRDLDQEMRRAAAALADDPKARRVYTETQAEAWVRFQELFKDHPDLLAEAGPENMPASVTVIPVPGTDLTAYATELGKRFPTAKNAQPFDINAVRDKLEPDKRGPACPRAGEF, via the coding sequence ATGGGGATTCGTATCTGGCGCTGGCTCGCCCCGGTGCTGGTGCTCGCACTGGGCGCGGGCGTCGGGCTGGCGTTCGTCGTCGGGGCGGCCGTGCGGCCGGCTCCGCTGCCGGTGGATCGCACACCGGTGCCGCTGGCAGGGCATCGGCCGTGCGCGGCCGTTCAGGTGTTCTTCGACGCCGGTGCGCCCGGGCGGGATCTCGACCAGGAGATGCGGAGGGCCGCCGCCGCGCTCGCCGACGACCCGAAGGCGCGGCGCGTGTACACCGAGACCCAGGCCGAGGCGTGGGTGCGCTTCCAGGAGCTGTTCAAGGACCACCCCGATCTGCTGGCCGAGGCAGGCCCGGAGAACATGCCGGCCTCGGTGACCGTGATCCCCGTGCCGGGCACCGACCTCACCGCCTACGCGACAGAGCTCGGCAAGCGGTTCCCGACCGCGAAGAACGCCCAGCCCTTCGACATCAATGCCGTCAGGGACAAGCTGGAGCCGGACAAAAGGGGCCCGGCCTGCCCGCGCGCGGGAGAGTTCTGA
- a CDS encoding 3-hydroxyacyl-CoA dehydrogenase NAD-binding domain-containing protein yields the protein MTFTAEEAKAAFPDEVVTTAVTRLVKVPGLAKPVALITLDNGHDHTRPSTFGPQGLVSLNAALDVAFEAEPAAIAVTGKPFIFAVGADLSGVEAVSDPALARKIAQTGHDVFRRLTESTIPTFGFVNGAVMGGGLELALSCHYRTLSENTAAIAFPEVFLGLFPGWGGTQLLPNLIGADAAVTVIIENALAQNKMLNVKQAAELGIVDEVFGSADYLEQSLLWLAKVVNGEVTPARRDIDRGAGWDAAVARAKSIVDGRTHGASPGATKAVELLELARENDLDRGYAAETDGLAELLMSDVLRAGLYSFNLVNKRAKRPAGAPDKSLARKVNKVGIVGAGLMASQLALLFVRRLKVPVVLTDVDQARVDKGVGYVHDEIDKLLARKRVSPDGANRLKALVTGSLDKAAFADADFVIEAVFEELGVKQAVFAELEQHVSPEAILATNTSSLSITAMASKLQHPERVVGFHFFNPVAVLPLLEIVRGEQTDDATLATAFSVGKQLKKSSVLVKDATAFVVNRLLLRFLGEVLVSVDEGTPFEVADSALEPLGLPMSPLNLMQLVGPAIALHVGETLHGSFPDRFTVSENLAKFVQAGKKGVWTWDSSGTASVDPEVDALWTRGGSPSTAEQVRDRALNAIAEEIRIMLDEGVVAEAQDIDLCLLLGAGWPFWNGGITPYLDRAGVSERVNGKPFLAPGVASVPVA from the coding sequence ATGACTTTCACCGCTGAAGAGGCCAAGGCCGCGTTCCCCGACGAGGTCGTGACCACCGCCGTCACGCGCCTGGTGAAGGTGCCCGGGCTCGCGAAGCCGGTCGCGCTGATCACGCTCGACAACGGCCACGACCACACCCGGCCGAGCACGTTCGGCCCGCAGGGCCTCGTGTCGCTCAACGCCGCGCTCGACGTGGCATTCGAGGCCGAACCCGCGGCGATCGCGGTCACCGGCAAGCCGTTCATCTTTGCCGTCGGCGCGGATCTGTCCGGTGTGGAGGCCGTGTCGGACCCGGCGCTGGCCCGCAAGATCGCGCAGACCGGCCACGACGTGTTCCGCCGGCTCACCGAGTCGACGATCCCGACGTTCGGCTTCGTCAACGGCGCGGTGATGGGCGGCGGGCTCGAGCTCGCGCTGTCGTGCCACTACCGCACGCTGTCGGAGAACACCGCCGCGATCGCGTTCCCCGAGGTGTTCCTCGGCCTGTTCCCGGGCTGGGGCGGCACGCAGCTGCTGCCGAACCTCATCGGGGCCGACGCCGCCGTGACCGTGATCATCGAGAACGCGCTGGCGCAGAACAAGATGCTCAACGTCAAGCAGGCGGCCGAGCTCGGCATCGTGGACGAGGTGTTCGGCTCGGCCGACTACCTCGAGCAGTCGCTGCTGTGGCTCGCCAAGGTCGTGAACGGCGAAGTCACCCCGGCCCGGCGCGACATCGACCGGGGCGCCGGCTGGGACGCGGCCGTCGCGCGGGCGAAGTCCATCGTGGACGGTCGCACGCACGGCGCGTCGCCGGGCGCGACGAAGGCCGTGGAGCTGCTGGAGCTGGCGCGGGAGAACGATCTCGACCGCGGGTACGCCGCCGAGACGGACGGGCTGGCCGAGCTGCTGATGTCCGACGTGCTGCGCGCCGGGCTGTACTCGTTCAACCTCGTGAACAAGCGCGCTAAGCGGCCGGCCGGTGCGCCGGACAAGTCGTTGGCGCGCAAGGTGAACAAGGTCGGCATCGTGGGCGCGGGCCTGATGGCGAGCCAGCTCGCGCTGCTGTTCGTGCGCCGTCTCAAGGTGCCGGTGGTGCTCACCGACGTCGACCAGGCACGCGTCGACAAGGGCGTGGGTTACGTCCACGACGAGATCGACAAGCTGCTCGCCCGCAAGCGCGTGTCGCCGGACGGCGCCAACCGGCTCAAGGCGCTGGTGACCGGGTCGCTCGACAAGGCCGCGTTCGCCGACGCCGACTTCGTGATCGAGGCCGTGTTCGAAGAGCTGGGCGTGAAGCAGGCGGTGTTCGCGGAGCTGGAGCAGCACGTGTCGCCCGAGGCGATCCTGGCGACCAACACGTCGTCACTGTCGATCACGGCGATGGCCTCGAAGCTGCAGCACCCCGAGCGCGTGGTGGGTTTCCACTTCTTCAACCCGGTCGCCGTGCTGCCGCTGCTGGAGATCGTGCGCGGCGAGCAGACCGATGACGCCACGCTCGCCACGGCGTTCTCGGTCGGCAAGCAGCTGAAGAAGTCGAGCGTGCTGGTAAAGGACGCCACGGCGTTCGTCGTCAACCGGCTCCTGCTGCGCTTCCTCGGCGAGGTGCTGGTGTCCGTCGACGAGGGCACGCCGTTCGAGGTCGCGGACTCGGCGCTGGAGCCGCTCGGCCTGCCGATGTCGCCGCTGAACCTGATGCAGCTCGTGGGCCCCGCCATCGCGCTGCACGTGGGCGAGACGCTGCACGGCTCGTTCCCCGACCGCTTCACGGTGAGCGAGAACCTCGCCAAGTTCGTGCAGGCGGGCAAGAAGGGCGTGTGGACCTGGGACTCCTCGGGCACCGCGTCCGTCGACCCGGAGGTCGACGCCCTCTGGACGCGCGGCGGGTCGCCCTCCACGGCCGAGCAGGTGCGTGACCGCGCGCTGAACGCGATCGCCGAGGAGATCCGCATCATGCTCGACGAGGGCGTGGTCGCGGAAGCGCAGGACATCGACCTGTGCCTGCTGCTGGGCGCGGGCTGGCCGTTCTGGAACGGCGGCATCACGCCGTACCTGGACCGCGCGGGGGTTTCGGAGCGGGTGAACGGTAAGCCGTTCCTGGCTCCGGGTGTGGCTTCGGTGCCGGTGGCTTGA
- a CDS encoding thiolase family protein, whose amino-acid sequence MAAPATPPLAPTARGVRNVVFVEGVRTPFGKAGDKGIYAGTRADDLVVNAIRELLRRHPELPPERVDDVAIAATTQIGDQGLTIGRTAALLAGLPKSVPGFAIDRMCAGAMTAVTTVASGIGFGAYDIAIAGGVEHMGRHPMGEGVDPNPRIIADKLVDPTALVMGQTAENLHDRFPEITKERTDAYAARSQERYAEAVKTGKIGPELVPVAIRSKELGWGLATEDEPPRPGTTVEQLAKLKTPFRPHGRITAGNAAGLNDGATASLLADEETARELGLPVAMRLVGYSFAGVEPEVMGIGPIPATEKLFKRTGLSIDDIGLFEINEAFAVQVLAFLDHFGIDQDDPRVNQWGGAIACGHPLASSGVRLMTQLARQFAERPDVRYGMTTMCIGIGMGGTVIWENPAFEGAK is encoded by the coding sequence GTGGCCGCACCAGCAACGCCGCCTCTTGCGCCGACCGCGCGTGGGGTACGCAACGTCGTGTTCGTCGAAGGGGTACGCACCCCCTTCGGCAAGGCGGGTGACAAGGGCATCTACGCCGGGACCCGCGCGGACGACCTGGTCGTCAACGCCATCCGTGAGCTGCTGCGGCGGCACCCCGAGCTGCCGCCCGAGCGCGTGGACGACGTCGCCATCGCCGCGACGACCCAGATCGGCGACCAGGGCCTGACCATCGGGCGCACGGCCGCCCTGCTGGCCGGCCTGCCGAAGTCCGTGCCGGGTTTCGCGATCGACCGCATGTGCGCCGGCGCGATGACGGCCGTGACCACGGTCGCGAGCGGCATCGGCTTCGGCGCCTACGACATCGCCATCGCCGGCGGCGTCGAGCACATGGGCCGCCACCCGATGGGCGAGGGCGTGGACCCGAACCCGCGCATCATCGCCGACAAGCTCGTGGACCCGACCGCGCTCGTCATGGGCCAGACCGCGGAGAACCTGCACGACCGGTTCCCCGAGATCACCAAGGAGCGCACCGACGCCTACGCCGCGCGCAGCCAGGAGCGCTACGCCGAGGCCGTGAAGACCGGCAAGATCGGCCCGGAGCTCGTGCCGGTCGCGATCCGGTCGAAGGAACTGGGCTGGGGCCTCGCGACCGAGGACGAGCCGCCGCGCCCGGGCACGACCGTGGAGCAGCTGGCGAAGCTGAAGACGCCGTTCCGGCCGCACGGCCGCATCACCGCGGGCAACGCCGCGGGCCTCAACGACGGCGCCACCGCGTCGCTCCTCGCCGACGAGGAAACCGCGCGCGAGCTGGGCCTGCCCGTCGCGATGCGGCTGGTCGGCTACTCGTTCGCCGGCGTCGAGCCCGAGGTCATGGGCATCGGCCCGATCCCGGCGACGGAGAAGCTGTTCAAGCGCACCGGGTTGTCGATCGACGACATCGGCCTGTTCGAGATCAACGAGGCGTTCGCCGTGCAGGTGCTCGCCTTCCTCGACCACTTCGGCATCGACCAGGACGACCCGCGCGTGAACCAGTGGGGCGGCGCGATCGCGTGCGGGCACCCGCTGGCCTCGTCCGGCGTGCGGCTGATGACGCAGCTGGCGCGCCAGTTCGCCGAGCGCCCCGACGTGCGCTACGGCATGACCACCATGTGCATCGGCATCGGCATGGGCGGCACTGTGATCTGGGAGAACCCGGCGTTCGAGGGGGCGAAGTAA